From the Hydrogenispora ethanolica genome, the window GGGCTCGGCGAAATTGTAATACCTGTGAAGATGCAGGTTACCCGCGGTTAGACGGAAAGACCCCGTAGAGCTTTACTCTAGCTTGGCATTGAGTTTTGGTAATGTTTGTACAGCATAGGTGGGAGACTTTGAAGCGAGTGCGCCAGTATTCGTGGAGTCGACGTTGGGATACCACTCTAACGTTACTGGAATTCTAACTCTAAGCCGTAAGCCGGATAGAGGACACTGCCAGGTGGGGAGTTTGACTGGGGCGGTCGCCTCCCAAAAAGTAACGGAGGCGCCCAAAGGTTCCCTCCGCGCGGTTGGAAATCGCGCTTCGAGTGCAAAGGCATAAGGGAGCTTAACTGCGAGACAAACAAGTCGAGCAGGGACGAAAGTCGGGCTTAGTGATCCGGTGGTTCCGAGTGGAAGGGCCATCGCTCAACGGATAAAAGCTACCTCGGGGATAACAGGCTTATCTCCCCCAAGAGTCCATATCGACGGGGAGGTTTGGCACCTCGATGTCGGCTCGTCGCATCCTGGGGCTGAAGTAGGTCCCAAGGGTTTGGCTGTTCGCCAATTAAAGCGGTACGCGAGCTGGGTTCAGAACGTCGTGAGACAGTTCGGTCCCTATCTACCGCGGGCGCAGGAGATTTGAGAGGCTCTGTCCTTAGTACGAGAGGACCGGGATGGACGCACCGCTAGTGTCCCAGTTGTCACGCCAGTGGCACGGCTGGATAGCTATGTGCGGAACGGATAAGCGCTGAAGGCATCTAAGCGCGAAACCGGCCTCAAGATGAGATCTCCCATAGGGTTAACCTAGTAAGACTCCTTGTGAGAACACGAGGTTGATAGGCCGGAAGTGTAAGTGCGGTAACGTACTCAGCTGACCGGTACTAATCAGTCGAGGGTTTGACCTTGTATTGAGAGGTGGGAAGTGTGAGGTGAGAGGTTGGAAGACCTTAAGCTGAACCTTCGAAGCTATCTCAAAGCTATGTATCTTTGCTTCTCGGTATTGAAAAATATCTTCCTATTCAGTTTTGAAGGTGTTGAAGTTGGATTCCAGTTTCTAGTTTCCAGCTTCCAGCATCTAGATTTCCTGGTGTTGATTGCGAGGGGGTACCACCTGTTCCCATCCCGAACACAGCAGTTAAGCCCCTCTGCGCCAATGGTACTTGTCGGGTAACCGGCCGGGAGAGTAGGTCTTCGCCAGGAGCGATTTTTTCAAACCAAAAGACTTCGGAGAAATTCCGAAGTCTTTTGGCGTTGTGCGCTGATTTATTGAGCCTTGGCGGTCGCCGTTTTGCGTTGGGTGGTGGGATAATAGGCAGGATAATAACGGTTGAGCCATTCCAGATCGTCCCGTTCATCGTTCGCCTCATACCATCCCTTGTCAAAGAGCTTGCTGACGCGCTGGAAATACTCTTCATACATCCGGCCCACCCGTTCCATCGAGTAGTTCTTTTCCGCCCATTCCCGGCAGGCCTTCGGTTTGATCCGGTGGATATTCCGCACGGCCCAACAGAATTCCTCAAAGACCCGGCAGCGGTAACCGGTTATTCCATGGAGAACGGTTTCCGGAAAGACTCCCCAATCGGTCGTGATGACCGGAGTTCCGCAGAGCTGGGCTTCAACATTTACTCCGCCGAACGGTTCCAAGTAATAAGTGGGCATCAATACGGCCTTGGCATTGCTCAAGAACTTGGCCCGTTCCTCGGGACCGACCGCGGGGAAGTAACGGATGTACTTCTCCGAGCCGAGAGCCAGCCCCTCGTCGGGATTGTCCAGGGAGCCCTGGCCGACCACATAGAGTTCGTTGCCGGTGGCCTTGGCGACTTCCGCCGCCACCTGAACACCTTTGCGGGAGATAATCCGGCCGAAATAGAGCAGGTAATCTTTCTTTTGAGCTTGAAACGGAAAATCGCCCGGGTCGAAATAATTGGGGATAACCGCATCATACCAGACCCCGTCGTCAATCTTCATCAAACCATAGATATAATGCATCCAGGCATAGGACTCGAATACCCGGTGTTGCGAGAAGACGCCGGTATAACCGATCCCTGACTCCACTGTCAACAAGCCGACTGCGTCGGCAATGGGCTTTTGATAGTTACCCATGGGACAGAGCAAAATATCGTGATTTTGTTTACGCTGCTGAATGGCTGCGATAGCGTTGGTGTTAAAAGTCCGGTGTGCCAGGTCGGTAGGATCATGTTTGAAAAAATTCTTGGCTTGGTCGTATTTGCCGTAGGCCTGTTCCAGGATCTCCGGGTTCGAGACCGGGATGAACTCGTCGCAGGCAACCTCCGAGCCTTCGATCCCGTAGAAATACAGCGTATGACCATAACTTTTGATCATTTTCGCCAGTTTTACGATCTTCTGAGTATACGCGCAGGCGGAATTTTTTTTATGCGTGGCCAGATGGGCTAAACCGAGTAAATGAAAGCGTAATTGACTCATCATTCTCCCCCTACCCATGAATGGTTACGAATTTTGGATTCGGTAAATATTATGAGCGGGGATTTCAGA encodes:
- a CDS encoding glycosyltransferase, coding for MSQLRFHLLGLAHLATHKKNSACAYTQKIVKLAKMIKSYGHTLYFYGIEGSEVACDEFIPVSNPEILEQAYGKYDQAKNFFKHDPTDLAHRTFNTNAIAAIQQRKQNHDILLCPMGNYQKPIADAVGLLTVESGIGYTGVFSQHRVFESYAWMHYIYGLMKIDDGVWYDAVIPNYFDPGDFPFQAQKKDYLLYFGRIISRKGVQVAAEVAKATGNELYVVGQGSLDNPDEGLALGSEKYIRYFPAVGPEERAKFLSNAKAVLMPTYYLEPFGGVNVEAQLCGTPVITTDWGVFPETVLHGITGYRCRVFEEFCWAVRNIHRIKPKACREWAEKNYSMERVGRMYEEYFQRVSKLFDKGWYEANDERDDLEWLNRYYPAYYPTTQRKTATAKAQ